gtccccgaattcCTTGTCGTCAATAACcgttgggacataaggttcatgaatataggagttaatatcaataaaccttcttgactgatgtcgaatcAGGACCTTCTGAATCTCAAGAGTCTTGACCACAACAGCCTTtatctgttgaatctcctttcgtgtctccttcaatacttcaagaacatcagaaaacttctgagaatttgaaggaacaactcttagcTTCCTCAcgttccttcttttccttttcaaagatggaggcaacggagatttctcttttccttcatgattgatggtttgacaatcatattaacatcttttccatcagaagacataatgcttggagtatctacaagcgtatgggtttgtgagaggaaatcacaattcaactcaacaagtagtcttaagataaaaagaagtttcggggaaggaaaaagaaatatagggttacgcaacctttaataggttcgtgcacgcacaattctgaaccgtagcgagagtagaattgtcgagaataaccctcctttattgatagacaggaaattccaattttgcatcaaaacaaaaactaagaaaaaaaacttttcctaaagactgagaggtgcacaaccttgtctcttttgatcaggcacatgagacaatatcgacaaatcaacacaatcaagttgtgttgcggtgaacaacaatttgtccaccatgttcctcttgagaggaatccatagacctctGTCTGTCAAAACGATTAGActatactttcttctctaacggtcttgttttatccttggaaactaacttcttagacgaagataaaatcttacatacctcagcggtcttttgagcaagtttaagcttgcttgctaatagattttctcttcgttgaagtttgttaacatgtctcaatttgcatttgtacttgtaacactttgatagttcatgacatttgagagaacaatatgagcacgtcaaccttgaatataactcaggcatctgagatgtgcaaactgctagacacatagttgaacctgaaacattattcacagaGTTTCCAATAAAAAGGTTAGTTTCATCtaccagattggttgagttttatcaagattgatgtatgtattgctacaattatcaaaatcaatattttcacaaagaaatgcaacacttggtttttcgtatttattagaatcatagttgtcaaacatttcatcaagagttgaagcaaGACCTTCGTTCCCAGAGTATTTTTTTCGATTTGgaaactcatttgcaaaatgaccaaagcctttacacttaaagcactgaggcatatcctcgtcatcagtttcatcattatccgtatttttaggaggaacacgattatgtggtttatctgatgacttggatttatctctggagaaccgtttacttctctgcaaaagaagatccctaaattgtcttgtgatcaacgagactgacttgtcaagatcttcatctgatgaatcagcctcagaaaatcatcttcagagatgtatacacttttacttttgtcaagtaatttagtgttctttagtgctttgaaaacATCATCCTTGCTAGACTTGGacgaatgctcatgatcaaagatctttagtttcccaaccagagtatttatggacagtgttgcgagattatttctttcaatgatggaatgcttcttagaatcgtatctagatggcaacgatctgagcaTTTTCATCATAATATCCTTTTCATTAattgtcttacccaatgcaaaagatgcattaacaatttcagacactttgtgattaaactcataaaatCTTTCTTTATCTGCCAtataaaggttttcccaatcagaatttaggttttgaagcataAACTCTCTTGTGCTCGGAATCACATATATAGGTGCCTCGTAGACCAAAGGATGAGCCTCTCTTGTGAAAGCTAAGTTTGGTTCATGAGGGCTGAGATTCACCCTGTGAGGATAGGGATGACCTTAGGTTGTGGAATCCAGGGTCATGCGTTAAGCTCCAAGTGTCCTTGAGATTTATCTTTGACGTATATCTTGAGATGAACTTCAAAACGACCATTTTTCCTGTCGTCAAAATTTCACTTTGCATTCTTTGGCAGAGAAGCAACCAAAGcttatcatcatcttcaacccTAATCTTTGAGCAAATTAAAGTTTCAACAATAACTTTTGCATCGGTTTCAACTACACCAAATAGTTCTAGAACTGCTGTTATATTGTTTGTGGTGTTGAGAGGATTTCCTTATATCTTGTTTTATATTTAGTATGTGTAGTTAATATGTTAGTCTTTCTTGTTCTAGTTTATATTTAGTAATGAAAACAAAGACAACAACAACTCGATCAAGATCATTTATTACTTCAATTGTTACCACATCTCCAAAGCCGAGTCATACCCGGTACATTCCGATTCGGACACTTAAAAACTGATTCAGATTACCACTGTTACTTGAGACACTTCGGTTGATTTTTGGATATTATTACTATTAGTTGGGTCACTGCTACCTCGATTGCATTTGACAATCTAAACTTAAAAAAACTTCAGTTCATATTACTTACATGTTATGAGAAACATTTTATGGGATTTGATCCAGTCATCGCCTTGTGCTTCGACACATATtggttttgttttcaaaatcagtTTGGCCATAAATATTTGGTTCTCTCATTTGTAAGAGAGAAGAAGGTTTGGTAAAGCTGTGTTAGATCTGAAGGGATACATTTGATAGGAAAGAATTGGTGGAGATAGTACAACTTGTATGACTGTTATATGATCTTGAAAAATCGTTGTAAGGTTTCTGATTTCCTAAACCGGATTTATCAATATATCTATTGAGGTTAGCCGCTTtaccgaaagaaaaaaaaatccccgTGCATATGTAGCATGCTAATTTATTAACCATCAAACCATACTACTACATGTAATCGATAatacttttaaaagaaaattATAATTGAGAAGTTTCATTTGGACGTAAATAAATAGATTGAATATGATTAACAGCTGGTATGttcaaataaaaaatcttaaaAACTGTATTCAATACTTAAAGGAATCCCAAGACTTGTTTGACACGCGTTTGCATCAATTCCTCGGGCATGCCATTACAGGAGATGAGCCTGGTTATGGGCTTCTTCGGTATAGACTCTCTACACTACCCTTCAAGCATGGTGGGTTGGGTTTGTACACTATGCAATACACCAAACACTATTGTTTCCTTGTTTCTAATTTGCATACCCAAGAATTACAGACCTCCATTTTGAGAATCACCAGTATCAGTGGGTGTGGTTCTCCTCTTCAACAATCTATTGACTCCTTCAACTCCCTACCTGGTGTTGTCCATTCTCTTTGCACTCGTAGTGGTTCCACCCTTTCCATGAACTCTTTGGAAATTATATATTTTGATGCGATTAAGAAGAACTTACCAACCGGTTATGTTTTGGCGGAGCGTGATTTTGTGCTATGACAATGTAACCAAACAAAACATGCTTTGAATTATCTGACTGCAATTCCTATTTTGGGGCTCGATCAACATATTGGAGCTAGGCGATTTAGTGCAATTCTCCATTATAGGTTAGGGATCCCCCTATTCGATGTGGATGGTTCTTTCTCTTTCTACAAAAGGGATATGGATGTTTTCGGTGATCATGCCTTGCATTGTGCAAATGAGGTTGATCTTAAGTTTAGGCATGATCTGGTGCGGGATACTGTTGCTAACATGTGTTATCGGGCGGGTGTGCCAACTAGGAAGGAGGTTGACTTGGGGTTTCTGTCCAGTAATAGCACTGGTTTAAGACCAACTAATATTCTTGTGTATAACTAGGACAATGGATGGGACATGTGTTTTGATGTAACTTGTGTTTGACCCTTTACTGGAGGTGGAATACGTACTTGTACCCCTGGCCTTGCCATCAAGAATGTTGTTTCTCGGAAGAATGCCAAATATTTGGAGAAGTGCACGACACAAGGTTATGGTTTTGGGGACACTTGCCTTCACCACCTTAGGAGAGCTCGGAACGATACCACAGACTTTCTGAAGCGCTTGCGTAATTATATTGCTAGTTATGATGCTAATGTGCGGGTTGGCGAATTTCTTTTCTATAAAGTTATGAATAGTCATTCAAAAGGgagttggagctcagcttgttgctaggcttccaacTAATTTCCTACCGGACGATAATTCTTCCgagttgtgatttctttttttatttcaattttgttttttatttaatttatgtatAATTatccaaaagaaaatacaaattaCATATCTGAAGGATTATCTTCCGGTAAGAAACTAGTTAGAAGCCTAGCAACCAGCTGAGCTCCAATTCCTTAAATAAGATctcattaataaaaaaaaatgaaaattaataaaaaaaatacttaaaaaaataaataagatctCATTTTTtgatttaaaataattttattcgtAGTCATGTGCGTGATAAGGGGCGCCTATGTACCTCCGCCCCTAGTTGTGTTACGCTGCTGGCACAAATGTACAgtgaaattaaaaaattgaattcagttttcctGGCGGAAGTGTAGCTGTTCCTCAGTAGtcacttcttcttcatcactccgtttcttcttcatcactccgTCCTTTCTCTCTTCTTTGTTTTGATTATTGAGGACGGGTAAAAGAAGATAGACTCCAAATTATCTGGTTCCCTCTAGGTACGCTGATCTTACGTTTGTTTTCGTTTTCCAATTAAGATTTACCCTCGTTTCGCATTGATTATAATCTCCTCACCGGTTCATATTCACAGTCTCTAGATCCCTAATTTATCAAGACATAACGTAATTTCTTGTTCATTTTGGTCGTTTGGCAATGGAAAATAGGAATCTTGTGAATTTCATTAAGCTTAGACTCTACATCAAAATAATTGATGTAGTTAATTTGCCTGTTCTTATTTGGTATTTAAACCTGATAAAGCACATTTGTCATACTTTGCTGTCGTTTTGGGTTGTGGTAGCACTGGAACCCGTGTAAATGTGTATAAATGGTTAGGAAATAGCACAAGGGATAATGGACATGCAGTGTTGTTGAACTCGTTTCCTGATCATTCAACCAATAATTCTCTCATGCAAACTGAACCTGGTTTGGATAACTTTGTTCACAGTTTTACTTGTCTACGCTCTCATCGGAACCACTACTTGAACGGGCAGAACAAATTCCTTCGGAAAGACATGAAGATAATTCTATCTTTCTGTTAGCTACTGCTGGGGTAAGAAGATTGCGAGTCATGATGCAGCTTGGATTTTCGAAAATGCAGAAACTCCTGTTGATGTGCAGGAAAACTTCTATAAGGATACTAACTGGACAGGAAGAGGCTTATTATAGTTGAATCGCTCTTAACTACAAAATGTGGACACTGAACAGTTCTTCCAGTTTACCCACTTTTAGGAGTTCTAGATTTAGGCTGTTCGTCGTTGCAGGTTGTGATGGAAATCAAAGAACTGACGGATGATAAATTTACTGTAGCTAAAATTTGGTTCAGTTCAGCATCAAATTTTGGCATATTCACTGCCCAGATTTGGTCTAAACGAGGTATTTGAAAGGACAGTTATCATGCCTAGTGAAGAGATTCACTCACAGAGAGTGTTGATTGCAGATTTCAGCTCAGACATCCTTGTCTCAGTGTGAGATTTGTTCTGAACCATTCTTGTGATAGCTGTTACCTACAACATCCCCACTTCAAACAATATTGCTGGTCAATTTCAAAGAAATCGGTCCACTTTGTTTTCTCTGATAGGGGATCCAAATTGGAAGCAATGTAAAAGAATTGCTTAGGCTGCTGCAACCCATTCGAAAAACTTTGATTGGTCACGATTAACTGAGGGTAAGAACTGCAAAGGACGGTCGTCTTCCTCTAACAGTAAGTGCATTCAGACCCACGGGCTTTCTGCTTTCATTTTTTTAGACTTCATGTTTCCTCAAAACGTCTGTTGTGCATCTTTTATATATAGTGTTCAGATGTGTTTTTTCGTTTGCTTAAAAGTCTGGTAATTTACTAGAGTTCATTGCTTTGACTTCTATGTTGTCTTTGCAGGCACATATTCAAATTTGTTGTCCGTCCCTCAtctagtttcacggtttcatgccTTAACTGGATTTTTTTTGCCATTTAGAGTATGCTAGAATTGAATCCAAGAGCTAATTTGACAAAAATTTGGAAGAAAGGCGTGCAAATATGTTCTGGGTCGTGGATCGACTCAAAGAAAATTTCTGGAAACAGAAAATATGCTGATCAATTCTGTTTTCGAGTTCCATATTTGGCATCTCTCCTTGAGGGATGCAGAAATTAACTTCGGTCCTGGAGATGTTTCTTGGACGTTTGGAGCTGCACTGGTTGAAGGAGAGCACAAATAGCTAAGTACTGAAGAACCTCAGACTGGTAGTTATAACCTAAAGCTTACGAAGGTCATCCCTTATCCCATTTCTTTATTTATGATATGTTTGtgtcttgttttgattgtttacGGGGATCGGGTTAGGCAGACAGCATTGTTGTTGGTGTCTGTGCCAGGTAAAATGGGTGCTTCCACTAGGGCATCATTGCCATCTTACGTTTGTCCAAAACGGCAACTAAATTAGTCACTGTTACTGCTTCAGTTAGAAAACACAAACTAACCTTAGCATTTTTTTCTTTTGCCGATGTATACTTGTAATTTTTTCTGTGTATTTCTTCTTTAGTGTCCATCGTGCTCTTTTCCGCATCTTTCCTATTAGAGGAGATATGCCATCAATAATTTACATGTAAAGGTGTTGTATCGGTCTAACTTATCTTAACAAAAAGAATTTCTGCTCTTGTCTTGCTTTTGAGCTTTGATGTAGGTGGGACTGAAAATCATTTAATATAGGTTTTAGGATTTAAATAtgctgaatttttttttctttttcttgtttgaaGTATGAGGTTAATAGGTCTATGGAGAATTCGGGGAAACTATCATCTATTGGGTAGTTCTGGAAAGGTAAACCAAGTTTAGTTAAACTAATCAATTTGAATCACTGGCTATTCTGATTAGTAAGCAACATATTCAAACTAGTAATTGATTGTCGACATACCTTATACCACTCAGTCTCACCCCAAGGCCCAAATTTTTGAGTGTTAGTATGGGAAAAATTAGGTTGTATATGGAATAAATGGACCCCACACAAGAGAGGAGCAAAAGTAAGCAACTGTCACACTGGTTGGGTTGTCAGGGTCTGATGATTGAATGCGATGCAGCACTTGTTTATTAATGTGTTTTACATGTTATACTATGTTTCTGTGCTGTTCTTTCCTCCTTTCTCTTTTTTCGTTTTTCCTCGTTCTGTTTATAGGTAGAAAAGAAAGTATCTAAATATTCCTATTTTGTAGAAGGCACACAcacacaaaaggaaaaaaagaaatctcACATGAGGTCCCTCTGTGGATAAATGTGGTGAAGAATAACATATAACAAGACTTCTGTATTTCACAAAGGAGAGTAATAAAAACTTAATCTTCAAGTTTTCACAAACACAAAAACTCAAATTTAAAGGaattgaaaagaagaaaaagaccaTACTTAACTAAATGAGTACAAACCACTTGATACCATAACTGACACAACAACATAGCAGTCCACTACTTTTCATAGCTATTAAATACTAATCCTTTATGGTAGTATTCACAAGGAAGATCTTGATATGGAAACAGTTTATCGTTTTTAGGAGTTTTAGATAGAACTAAAACATATGTACCTTATAGTGGTAGTTGTCAAACAGTAGTGGGTGAGGTTCCACTAGTTGGTCTTAGTTGAGAAGCGATTTTTCTACCTCGTTCACTTTTGCTAGTCTCTGCGAATTTCAAGCTTCCCAGATGTTTACCTCCCTCTTTCTCTCTAGAATTCCACTCAGATGCATAATACTCTTCTTCAGTGGCATTTTCTGCAGTTGATGGACCAAAACACATTCCACCCCATTGTGGGAAGTAGATCAAGGCTAATGGGAGCGTACAACATATGATCATAATACCCATTAGGGTTATCCCTGTTTCTTTAGAGTATTGAGCACCTTTGAAGAAAATGACTTGCGTTAAAACTGCACCCACATTTCCACCAGCTCCTGTCATTCCTGATATGAGCCCCAGcgatctgaaaaatcattcagcATCAAAAATTAGTACCTAATCTGCACTAAATTACTAATCATGGATGATCCTAAAAGaacggaaaaaaaaaagtaattttcGCACAAGCATTAGTGTCTGTAACTTAGCATTGTTAGTACAACACAGAAAACCAGTGACCTGCTCAAAttgtagagaaaataaaatcaaggAAGGATGAGTGATGAGTTTTTAACGGAGCACCTAAAGAAAGAAAATACTTGCCTTCTAGATACGAAAGGAACTACCCCAAAGGTTAGTCCACATGCAGCTTGGAcaaaaaacgaaaaaatcagcATCACTGTTATTGATGGACCCAATGATCCTACTCTTCCTAGAACAACACAGAGCACTCCTCCTATAGTTTGCACTAAccataaactccagatcctaccCCTCATCCCATACCTCTTTGCCATAAAATCAGAGAACATTCCACCACCAGGTCGAGAAACAAAATTCGCTAACCCAAAACTTGCTGCAATAAGTCCAGCGGTATGGAGTTTCAGATTGAACCTATCAAAAAAGTACTCCGCGATTATGTTATCTACTGTCagttcaactccaaaactgtacCCGTAACCCAAGGCCAAAATCCACCCCCTGTAATTTTTGATCCCATGGTAGAAAACTTCTGACATTTTATCCTTTGCTTTCTCCCCAGAGTTCTGAAGCCTTCTAAAATTACCTGCTGGCAGGTCTTGGCCAAAGAAGAAGACCATGTATGCTGTAATGGTTTGAAACAGTGCAGGGATGAAAAAAGCAACCCGCCAGGCAGTGAAGTTAGTTGATCCCATTTTTCTGATCAGTTCATAGACAAGTGGCATTAGGAGCTGGGTGGCCCCGCCACCGAGGTTTCCCCAGCCGTCTGCAACACCATTTGCGGTCCCGACGACCTTAGCGGAGAACATTGTGCTCATCCAGAACTGGGTTGAGACAAAGGTGGAGAGTGAGAAACCGGTGAAGAAGCGGACAAGGAGGAAAGAAATAGGAGAatttatagtggcagtgaagtaAACTGCTGGTGAAGTGAGAAGGATGAGGGCTGAAGAAGCAAGACGGGGACCCCAGAGGTCACATGCAGTCCCCATGACAAGCCTTGCAAAGACCGCACCAGAGACAGAGGCTATCCCTGCATTTCCGATATCAGTTGCGGTAAGATTGAGGTTGTCACGTATAATTGGGAGGAGGGGTGGGGCTGCAAAAGTGGAGACGAAACAAGCGAAGAAAGAGATCCATGAAAGATGAAAGGCTCGCATGTGGGGTTTTGCTAACGATAGTATTTTGAACTGAGTTGCCTTATTATCAGAATCCACAGGAAGAGCAAAGGTAAGGCGCTCTGATTCTGATGGATTTCCTTTGTCTTCCATTATAGAGTGCTTTTGAGATGGTGAATATGTGAACTTATGAGAAGAtcagatttatttttattgctttcTGTGTATAAGTAAAGGTTGATATCTTCTTGGTTTCCTTTGCAGATAAAGAGATGGAGACAAAATTTTCTTAAGCTGTCTATCAGTTTATATACAAGAATCCAGAGCTTGATGAGCTAGTAAGGTTGAgtgtatcttttgaaaatactGAGTTCCTATATTTATCTTTAGCAAGTTGGATATATAAGGCAGTTTAAGAAACAATTAAACTGTCCTTTAGTGCAGAA
Above is a genomic segment from Papaver somniferum cultivar HN1 chromosome 10, ASM357369v1, whole genome shotgun sequence containing:
- the LOC113315156 gene encoding high affinity nitrate transporter 2.5-like, producing MEDKGNPSESERLTFALPVDSDNKATQFKILSLAKPHMRAFHLSWISFFACFVSTFAAPPLLPIIRDNLNLTATDIGNAGIASVSGAVFARLVMGTACDLWGPRLASSALILLTSPAVYFTATINSPISFLLVRFFTGFSLSTFVSTQFWMSTMFSAKVVGTANGVADGWGNLGGGATQLLMPLVYELIRKMGSTNFTAWRVAFFIPALFQTITAYMVFFFGQDLPAGNFRRLQNSGEKAKDKMSEVFYHGIKNYRGWILALGYGYSFGVELTVDNIIAEYFFDRFNLKLHTAGLIAASFGLANFVSRPGGGMFSDFMAKRYGMRGRIWSLWLVQTIGGVLCVVLGRVGSLGPSITVMLIFSFFVQAACGLTFGVVPFVSRRSLGLISGMTGAGGNVGAVLTQVIFFKGAQYSKETGITLMGIMIICCTLPLALIYFPQWGGMCFGPSTAENATEEEYYASEWNSREKEGGKHLGSLKFAETSKSERGRKIASQLRPTSGTSPTTV